The following are encoded in a window of Thermodesulfobium sp. 4217-1 genomic DNA:
- the mtnA gene encoding S-methyl-5-thioribose-1-phosphate isomerase, protein MHRHIFEPFKFKKDCLLLLDQTKLPFEEDWLELSNSDMIIEAIQNLRVRGAPSIGICGAFALYLSIYNDNTLLTDNSSLKSEADKIKNCRPTAINLSWGVDKILEFAVNSLNINEIFDFAYSLYLQEIEINDKIAANGANVLPEGNILTHCNTGSLAAPGVGTALGVIRKMFQMRKLNLVYVSETRPLLQGARLTVFELDRDAIPYKLIVDGSSGILMRNSMVDAVIVGADRIAANGDTANKIGTFMHALAAKFYDVPFYVAAPVSTIDFSIATGEEIPIEERDGKEVVRFMDSFTNKADTIGLNYAFDITPAKLIKAIITETGVYKPEEILTLLD, encoded by the coding sequence ATGCATAGGCATATATTTGAACCATTTAAATTTAAAAAAGATTGTTTATTGTTGCTCGATCAGACAAAATTGCCCTTTGAGGAAGATTGGCTTGAATTATCTAACTCAGATATGATAATTGAGGCTATTCAAAATCTTAGAGTCAGAGGAGCACCATCTATAGGTATTTGTGGGGCTTTTGCTTTATATCTATCTATTTATAACGATAACACGCTTTTAACTGATAATAGCTCACTGAAAAGTGAAGCTGATAAGATTAAAAATTGTCGTCCAACTGCCATTAACCTCTCATGGGGAGTGGATAAGATTCTTGAATTTGCAGTTAATAGCTTAAATATAAATGAAATATTTGATTTTGCTTATTCACTGTATCTTCAAGAAATTGAAATAAACGATAAAATTGCTGCAAATGGCGCCAATGTCTTGCCAGAGGGAAATATTTTAACTCATTGTAACACTGGCTCGTTGGCCGCTCCAGGAGTAGGAACTGCTCTGGGGGTCATAAGGAAGATGTTTCAAATGAGAAAACTAAATTTAGTTTATGTTTCTGAGACCAGACCTCTTCTGCAGGGAGCCAGACTTACCGTTTTCGAATTGGATAGAGATGCTATTCCTTACAAGCTAATCGTAGATGGATCTTCGGGTATATTAATGAGAAATTCTATGGTAGATGCTGTCATAGTCGGTGCTGATAGAATTGCGGCAAATGGTGATACAGCAAATAAGATTGGAACTTTTATGCATGCATTGGCAGCTAAATTTTATGATGTTCCATTTTATGTGGCTGCACCTGTGAGCACAATTGACTTTTCTATCGCCACTGGTGAAGAAATTCCTATTGAAGAGAGAGATGGAAAAGAAGTAGTCAGATTTATGGACTCTTTTACAAACAAGGCTGATACGATTGGATTGAACTATGCTTTTGATATTACTCCTGCAAAGCTCATAAAGGCAATCATAACCGAAACAGGCGTGTATAAGCCAGAAGAAATTCTAACTTTGTTGGATTAA